From Streptomyces sp. NBC_00775, one genomic window encodes:
- a CDS encoding histidine phosphatase family protein, with the protein MHLRVTFVAAARSSSLLAERFEDDRPLDQAGWDEVQRAAAELVPLAAAELRYCSPTPRSRATGDALGYGPLVQLALRDCDMGRWRGFTLGEAMAREPEAVDAWLADPRSAPHGGESLMSFISRVGGWLDTRPADDGSRIVAVAEPSVVRAALVYALKAQPSTYWNIDVRPLSTVTLTGNNRRWNLRLEAGLERV; encoded by the coding sequence ATGCATCTTCGGGTCACGTTCGTAGCCGCCGCGCGCAGCTCCTCGCTGCTCGCCGAGCGCTTCGAGGACGACCGGCCTCTCGACCAGGCCGGCTGGGACGAAGTGCAGCGCGCCGCCGCCGAGCTGGTGCCGCTGGCGGCGGCCGAGCTGCGCTACTGCTCGCCGACGCCCCGCAGCCGGGCCACCGGCGACGCGCTGGGCTACGGGCCGCTCGTCCAGCTCGCGCTGCGCGACTGCGACATGGGCCGGTGGCGCGGCTTCACGCTGGGCGAGGCGATGGCCCGCGAACCCGAGGCCGTCGACGCCTGGCTCGCCGATCCGCGCTCGGCGCCGCACGGCGGTGAGTCCCTGATGTCCTTCATCTCCCGAGTCGGCGGCTGGCTCGACACCCGCCCCGCCGACGACGGCAGCCGCATCGTCGCCGTGGCCGAACCGTCCGTGGTGCGGGCCGCCCTGGTCTACGCGCTCAAGGCCCAGCCGTCGACGTACTGGAACATCGATGTGCGCCCCCTGTCGACGGTCACCCTCACCGGGAACAACAGACGCTGGAATCTCCGGCTGGAGGCCGGGCTGGAGCGCGTCTAG
- a CDS encoding glycoside hydrolase family 10 protein, producing the protein MGRLSRRAFAVAAVATLSGLATAGDGVASPGPASRGPASPGAASPGRARAVRELRGMWLAAVSNRDWPSSPGLSASQQRAELLDHLDTAVRLRLNTVILQVRPTADALWPSPYEPWSQYLTGVQGRDPGWDPLGTAVREAHARGLELHAWFNPYRVAGHTDLTRLAPSHPARRHPDWVVRYGGKLYYDPGLPQVRKFVQTAMLDAVRKYKIDAVHWDDYFYPYPVAGQVFDDDATYAAHGAGFSSRAAWRRDNIDRLVLEMAARIKEIRPGTRFGISPFGVWRNATTDPLGSPTKAGVQTYDHLYADTRKWVREHWIDYICPQLYWHIGFTAADYARLLPWWAKVAEGTGTQLYIGEALYKAGDPAQAAVWQDPAELSRHLTLARGLPQVRGHAFFSGTEVAADRIGAMARVVADHYQRPAKPPR; encoded by the coding sequence ATGGGGCGACTGTCACGTCGGGCGTTTGCCGTGGCCGCTGTGGCGACGCTTTCGGGGCTCGCGACGGCGGGGGACGGTGTTGCCTCGCCGGGTCCGGCCTCCCGGGGTCCGGCTTCCCCGGGTGCCGCGTCCCCGGGCCGGGCGCGGGCGGTGCGTGAGCTGCGCGGGATGTGGCTGGCGGCCGTCTCCAACCGCGACTGGCCTTCGAGCCCGGGCCTGTCCGCCAGCCAGCAGCGTGCCGAGCTGCTCGATCATCTCGACACGGCCGTACGTCTTCGCCTCAACACCGTGATCTTGCAGGTGCGCCCCACGGCCGACGCGCTGTGGCCGTCGCCGTACGAGCCGTGGTCCCAGTACCTGACCGGGGTCCAGGGCAGGGACCCCGGCTGGGACCCGCTGGGCACCGCTGTGCGGGAGGCCCACGCGCGCGGCCTGGAGCTGCACGCCTGGTTCAATCCGTACCGTGTCGCGGGCCACACGGACCTGACGAGGCTCGCCCCCTCGCACCCCGCCCGCAGGCACCCCGACTGGGTCGTGCGCTACGGCGGGAAGCTCTACTACGACCCCGGGCTGCCCCAGGTCCGGAAGTTCGTCCAGACCGCGATGCTCGACGCGGTGCGGAAGTACAAGATCGACGCCGTGCACTGGGACGACTACTTCTACCCGTATCCGGTCGCCGGCCAGGTCTTCGACGACGACGCGACGTACGCGGCCCACGGCGCGGGCTTTTCGAGCAGGGCCGCCTGGCGACGCGACAACATCGACCGCCTGGTCCTGGAGATGGCGGCCCGTATCAAGGAGATCCGGCCCGGGACGCGCTTCGGGATCAGCCCCTTCGGGGTGTGGCGCAACGCCACCACCGACCCGCTCGGCTCGCCGACCAAGGCCGGGGTGCAGACGTACGACCACCTGTACGCCGACACCAGGAAATGGGTCCGGGAGCACTGGATCGACTACATCTGCCCGCAGCTGTACTGGCACATCGGCTTCACCGCCGCCGACTACGCGCGGCTGCTGCCCTGGTGGGCCAAGGTCGCCGAGGGCACGGGCACACAGCTGTACATCGGGGAGGCGCTGTACAAGGCGGGCGATCCGGCGCAGGCCGCGGTCTGGCAGGACCCCGCCGAACTCTCCCGGCACCTGACCCTCGCACGCGGCTTGCCGCAGGTGCGCGGGCATGCCTTCTTCTCCGGCACAGAGGTCGCCGCGGACCGCATCGGCGCGATGGCGCGGGTCGTCGCCGACCACTATCAGCGGCCGGCGAAACCGCCGCGCTGA
- a CDS encoding DMT family transporter, whose translation MRAKSSATAHTGIAVSTQDSLRTDPAHHEDHHEDGAPGSRAAHPQAAGDPRLRAERRSGTLQAALGVTAFSLTFPATAWGLEGFGPWSLVAVRSGLAAVIAGGCLLALRVPVPGRRHWAGLAVVAAGVVLGFPMLTTLALQTSTTAHAAVVVGLLPLTTALLSALRTGARPSRMFWTAALAGAAAVIAFTVQQSGGALTGADAYLFGALLVCAAGYTEGGRLARVMPGWQVIGWALVLCLPLTLPGTLVALSFEPVRLTAHSVAGLLWVAAGSQFLGLLVWYRGMASIGIPKASQLQLAQPLLTLVWSVLLLGEQLTPAAPLTAAAVLVCIALTQRARG comes from the coding sequence ATGAGAGCAAAGAGTAGCGCTACTGCCCACACGGGGATAGCGGTCAGCACGCAGGACAGCCTCCGTACCGACCCGGCTCACCACGAGGACCACCACGAGGACGGGGCCCCTGGTTCGCGCGCCGCCCACCCCCAGGCCGCCGGAGACCCCCGCCTCCGCGCCGAGCGCCGCTCGGGCACCCTCCAGGCCGCCCTCGGTGTCACCGCCTTCTCGCTCACCTTCCCGGCCACCGCCTGGGGTCTGGAGGGCTTCGGTCCCTGGTCCCTGGTGGCCGTGCGCAGTGGGCTGGCGGCGGTCATCGCGGGCGGCTGTCTGCTGGCGCTGCGTGTTCCCGTGCCGGGCCGTCGGCACTGGGCGGGGCTCGCCGTCGTCGCCGCGGGCGTCGTGCTCGGGTTCCCGATGCTGACGACGCTCGCTCTTCAGACGTCGACGACCGCCCACGCGGCCGTGGTCGTCGGGCTGCTGCCGCTGACGACGGCGCTGCTGTCGGCGCTGCGCACCGGAGCACGGCCCTCACGGATGTTCTGGACGGCGGCTCTCGCGGGCGCGGCCGCGGTGATCGCGTTCACGGTGCAGCAGAGCGGTGGCGCCCTGACCGGCGCGGACGCGTACCTCTTCGGGGCGCTGCTGGTCTGCGCGGCGGGCTACACCGAGGGCGGCCGGCTCGCCCGTGTCATGCCGGGCTGGCAGGTCATCGGCTGGGCGCTGGTCCTGTGTCTGCCGCTGACGCTGCCGGGCACGCTGGTCGCGCTGTCGTTCGAACCCGTGCGGCTGACCGCGCACAGCGTGGCAGGGCTGCTCTGGGTGGCGGCCGGTTCGCAGTTCCTCGGCCTGCTCGTCTGGTACCGCGGCATGGCGTCGATCGGGATTCCGAAGGCCAGCCAGTTGCAGCTGGCGCAGCCGCTGCTCACACTGGTGTGGTCGGTACTGCTCCTTGGCGAGCAGCTCACACCGGCCGCACCCCTGACGGCCGCCGCCGTTCTGGTCTGCATCGCGCTCACCCAACGGGCGCGCGGCTGA
- a CDS encoding NUDIX hydrolase: MQWTKQNEQTVYANRWFSVNLADVELPDGRHLDHFLIRLRPVAVATVVNEANEVLLLWRHRFITDSWGWELAAGVVEDGEDIAVAAARELEEETGWRPGPLRHLMTVEPSNGLTDARHHIFWADEGTYIGHPVDDFESDRREWVPLKLVPDMVARGEVPAANMAAALLLLHHLRLGQDALP, from the coding sequence GTGCAGTGGACGAAACAGAACGAACAAACTGTGTATGCAAACCGCTGGTTCAGCGTCAATCTCGCGGATGTGGAGCTGCCGGACGGTCGGCACCTCGATCACTTTTTGATACGCCTGCGGCCCGTTGCCGTGGCCACTGTGGTGAATGAGGCCAACGAGGTGCTGCTCCTGTGGCGGCACCGCTTCATCACCGACAGCTGGGGATGGGAACTCGCGGCGGGCGTCGTCGAGGACGGCGAGGACATCGCCGTCGCGGCGGCCCGCGAACTGGAGGAGGAGACCGGCTGGCGGCCGGGACCGTTACGGCATCTGATGACGGTCGAGCCCTCCAATGGGCTCACCGACGCTCGGCACCACATCTTCTGGGCCGACGAGGGCACGTACATCGGACACCCCGTGGACGACTTCGAGTCGGACCGAAGGGAGTGGGTTCCCTTGAAACTCGTCCCCGACATGGTCGCCCGCGGCGAGGTCCCGGCCGCCAACATGGCTGCCGCACTGCTCCTTCTGCACCATCTCAGGCTCGGGCAGGACGCGTTGCCCTGA
- a CDS encoding GNAT family N-acetyltransferase: MTDAHSLPEGYEISADTSRIDVDRVHHWLSTDAYWALGRPRDKQRRAIAGSLNFGVYDNTSGEQVAYARIVTDEATFAWLCDVYVAPSVRGKGLGTALVAAARDHLEPLGLRRILLATHDAHGVYAKLGFEPLARPDQWMALTRH, encoded by the coding sequence ATGACCGATGCGCACAGCCTCCCCGAGGGCTACGAGATCTCCGCCGACACCTCCCGTATCGACGTCGACCGGGTCCACCACTGGCTCTCCACCGACGCGTACTGGGCCCTCGGCCGCCCGCGCGACAAGCAGCGGCGCGCGATCGCCGGCTCGCTCAACTTCGGTGTGTACGACAACACTTCGGGCGAGCAAGTGGCGTACGCGCGCATCGTCACCGACGAGGCCACCTTCGCCTGGCTGTGCGACGTCTACGTCGCCCCGTCGGTACGCGGCAAGGGCCTCGGCACCGCCCTGGTCGCAGCCGCGCGCGACCACCTCGAACCGCTCGGCCTGCGCCGCATCCTGCTCGCCACGCACGACGCCCACGGCGTCTACGCGAAGCTGGGTTTCGAGCCGCTCGCCCGCCCCGACCAGTGGATGGCGCTCACCCGCCACTGA
- a CDS encoding DUF6314 family protein: MGEFWPVADVLTYLAGSWRVERAVRDLASDAEGRFTGTTVFGPLEDPQEAGLLHHESGTFIWQGVARPAERTLRFLRGPAAGTALVEFSDGRPFHDLDLSSGRHIAHHPCSADLYRGEFTVYTEDRWRTVWRVGGPAKDLVLTTDYARVRRHGSGDSC, encoded by the coding sequence ATGGGCGAGTTCTGGCCAGTCGCGGACGTGCTGACATACCTAGCCGGGAGCTGGCGGGTCGAGCGTGCCGTGCGGGATCTGGCGAGTGACGCGGAGGGGCGCTTCACCGGCACGACGGTTTTCGGACCACTGGAAGATCCGCAGGAAGCGGGGCTTCTGCACCACGAATCCGGCACGTTCATCTGGCAGGGCGTCGCACGGCCCGCCGAGCGGACGCTGCGGTTCCTGCGGGGGCCGGCTGCGGGTACGGCCCTCGTCGAGTTCTCGGACGGCCGGCCCTTCCACGACCTCGACCTGAGCAGCGGGCGGCACATCGCCCACCATCCCTGCTCGGCGGACCTCTACCGGGGCGAGTTCACGGTGTACACGGAAGACCGCTGGCGCACGGTGTGGCGCGTCGGCGGGCCGGCCAAGGACCTCGTCCTGACGACCGACTACGCGCGCGTGCGCCGGCACGGGTCCGGCGACTCCTGCTGA
- a CDS encoding aminotransferase-like domain-containing protein: protein MHERSSGDELANQLRRELDRYSPGGKLPSSRALVERFRVSPVTVSRALAQLAAEGLVVTRPGAGAFRAQPRSAITPTGDTSWQEVALSADAATELVPRTVDASGVLVSLAAPPPGVIEFNGGYLHPSLQPERAMGAALARAGRRPGAWSRPPMEGLTELREWFARGIGGAITAAEVLIAAGGQSALTTALRALAPPGAPVLVESPTYPGMLAIARAAGLRPVPVPVDADGVKPALLADAFKATGARVFVCQPLFQNPTGAVLAPERRAEVLRIAREAGAFVIEDDFVRHLVHEDAGPLPRPLAAEDPDGVVVHVGSLTKATSPSFRVSALAARGPVLERLRAIQVVDSFFVPRPLQEAALELVGSPAWPRHLRAVSAELKSRRDTMTAALRLNLPELALPHIPFGGYHLWLRLPDGADENALVAAALRAGVAVTPGRPYFSAEPPAAHLRLSFAAVAGTEEITEGVRRLREACAF, encoded by the coding sequence ATGCATGAGCGTAGCAGTGGCGATGAGCTGGCGAATCAGCTGCGGCGAGAGCTGGACCGCTACTCGCCGGGTGGAAAGCTGCCGTCGAGCCGGGCGCTGGTCGAGCGGTTCCGGGTGAGCCCGGTGACCGTGTCGCGGGCGCTGGCGCAGCTCGCCGCCGAGGGGCTGGTGGTCACCCGGCCCGGCGCCGGCGCGTTCCGGGCGCAGCCGCGCAGTGCCATCACACCGACTGGGGACACCTCCTGGCAGGAGGTCGCGCTCAGCGCGGACGCCGCCACCGAACTCGTACCGCGCACGGTGGACGCGTCCGGCGTCCTCGTCTCGCTCGCCGCGCCGCCGCCCGGGGTCATCGAGTTCAACGGCGGCTATCTGCACCCGTCGCTCCAGCCGGAGCGGGCGATGGGCGCGGCCCTGGCCCGGGCCGGGCGCCGCCCGGGTGCCTGGTCCCGGCCACCCATGGAGGGGCTCACGGAACTGCGCGAGTGGTTCGCGCGGGGCATCGGCGGCGCGATCACCGCGGCCGAGGTGCTCATCGCGGCGGGCGGGCAGTCCGCGCTCACCACGGCGCTGCGGGCCCTCGCCCCGCCGGGCGCCCCGGTCCTGGTCGAGTCGCCCACATACCCCGGAATGCTGGCGATCGCCCGCGCGGCCGGTCTCAGGCCGGTACCCGTGCCGGTGGACGCGGACGGGGTGAAGCCCGCCCTGCTCGCCGACGCGTTCAAGGCGACCGGCGCCCGGGTCTTCGTCTGCCAGCCGCTGTTCCAGAACCCGACCGGCGCCGTGCTGGCCCCCGAGCGGCGCGCCGAGGTGCTGCGGATCGCGCGCGAGGCGGGCGCGTTCGTGATCGAGGACGACTTCGTACGCCATCTCGTGCACGAGGACGCGGGCCCGCTGCCGCGACCGCTGGCCGCCGAGGACCCCGACGGGGTCGTCGTGCATGTCGGCTCGCTGACCAAGGCGACCTCGCCGAGCTTCCGGGTGAGCGCACTGGCCGCGCGCGGACCGGTACTTGAGCGGCTGCGCGCCATCCAGGTCGTCGACTCCTTCTTCGTACCGCGCCCGCTCCAGGAGGCCGCCCTCGAACTCGTCGGCTCGCCCGCCTGGCCCCGCCATCTCCGCGCCGTGTCCGCCGAGTTGAAGTCCCGCCGTGACACCATGACCGCCGCGCTGCGCCTGAACCTCCCCGAACTCGCCCTGCCCCACATCCCGTTCGGCGGCTACCACCTGTGGCTCCGCCTGCCCGACGGCGCCGACGAGAACGCCCTGGTCGCCGCCGCGCTCCGGGCAGGCGTCGCAGTCACCCCCGGCCGCCCCTACTTCAGCGCCGAACCCCCTGCCGCCCACCTCCGGTTGAGCTTCGCGGCGGTCGCGGGGACGGAGGAGATCACGGAGGGTGTACGGAGACTGCGGGAGGCGTGCGCCTTTTAG
- a CDS encoding PP2C family protein-serine/threonine phosphatase, with the protein MAITYKMACPLAQQNGLGARIVTSAVFFAVGTGLILHVRRALLGELRQLRKVAGAAQNVLLRPLPPRIGGLSIAAAQLSADRGASVGGDLYEVIATEHGVRIVMGDVRGHGLGAIATVAAVLGSFREAVHDEPELGSVLKRLERALARHLRERARAEHPSTGLDPDSPVAEEFVTVLLLEIRRDGDVYALNCGHPSPYLLSTGRVEPLTGAEPLPPLGPFPLPAELTATHCGQLLPGETLFLHTDGVEDARDTQGRFFPLPVVLAEAARTQPVSPQSVLRAVLTQVLRHSGGRPTDDVAVLVLRNDRTRVPMQHGHSVTHQVT; encoded by the coding sequence ATGGCGATCACGTACAAAATGGCCTGCCCGCTCGCGCAGCAGAACGGGCTCGGCGCCCGGATCGTCACCAGCGCCGTCTTCTTCGCTGTCGGTACGGGCCTGATACTCCACGTCAGGAGGGCGCTGCTGGGAGAGCTCAGACAGCTCCGCAAGGTCGCGGGCGCCGCCCAGAACGTACTGCTGAGGCCGCTGCCCCCGCGCATCGGCGGGCTGAGCATCGCCGCGGCCCAGCTCTCGGCGGACCGTGGCGCGAGTGTCGGTGGTGACCTGTACGAGGTGATCGCCACCGAGCACGGCGTACGGATCGTCATGGGTGATGTCCGCGGGCATGGACTCGGCGCCATCGCAACCGTCGCCGCCGTCCTCGGCAGCTTCCGCGAAGCCGTGCACGACGAGCCCGAACTCGGCTCCGTCCTCAAGCGGCTGGAGCGCGCGCTGGCCCGGCATCTGCGGGAGCGGGCCCGTGCCGAGCACCCCTCGACGGGGCTCGACCCCGACAGCCCGGTCGCCGAGGAGTTCGTCACCGTGCTGCTCCTGGAGATCCGCCGCGACGGCGACGTGTATGCCCTCAACTGCGGGCATCCCTCGCCGTATCTGCTCAGCACCGGCCGCGTGGAACCGCTCACCGGCGCTGAACCACTGCCTCCGCTCGGCCCGTTCCCCCTCCCGGCCGAACTGACGGCCACCCACTGCGGCCAACTCCTCCCTGGCGAGACCCTGTTCCTGCACACCGACGGAGTCGAGGACGCCCGCGACACCCAGGGCCGCTTCTTCCCGCTGCCGGTCGTTCTCGCCGAGGCGGCCCGCACCCAGCCGGTCTCACCTCAGTCGGTTCTGCGGGCGGTCCTCACCCAAGTCCTGCGCCACTCGGGCGGAAGACCGACGGACGACGTGGCCGTACTGGTCCTTCGTAACGACCGCACCCGAGTCCCGATGCAGCACGGCCACTCCGTAACCCATCAGGTCACGTAG
- a CDS encoding transcriptional regulator → MQPNTLLDAILDEAGISHAGLAAHVNQAGRARGLALRYEHTAVARWLKGQRPRGQVPDLICEVLAGRLHRPVTLDDIGLGVPGEPSAPHGTSLSGFVERATALWRSDEQQRPHILGAPAVTGTPAVMPVWEWENPPEDVDVSRGGRHLVSMADIDMLRAARAHYEQMYRKAGGIATRTRIVGFLNSETAPLLRGSYTDATGRQLHRATGGLVAIAGICAYDSDAHGLAQRYFHQALRLAKASGDRGLGAYVIALLVNQSLFMREHRQAVAFAEAALRAAGRHITPALASDLYAMQAKAYAHLGDGSSALSCIRRAEQAAERIRRGYEPDETGYVQPGLVNVQVAEALLSLGDLVAAAEHATAAVGNPAHDRGRVHRLAMLSQIELRQGNADKAVATAVQMAEQARGMESQRLRDRLRAVREHLVRSGCAGTTAAAELIDGALRVPL, encoded by the coding sequence ATGCAGCCCAACACTCTGCTCGACGCGATTCTTGACGAGGCCGGCATCTCGCACGCGGGACTCGCCGCCCACGTCAACCAGGCGGGGAGGGCGCGCGGTCTCGCGCTCAGGTACGAACACACCGCCGTGGCACGCTGGTTGAAGGGCCAGCGGCCGCGCGGCCAGGTGCCCGACCTGATCTGCGAGGTGCTCGCCGGCCGACTCCACCGGCCCGTCACACTCGACGACATCGGCCTCGGTGTGCCCGGCGAGCCGTCCGCCCCGCACGGCACCTCGCTGTCCGGCTTTGTCGAGCGTGCCACCGCCCTGTGGCGCTCCGACGAGCAGCAGCGCCCGCACATCCTCGGTGCCCCGGCCGTCACCGGAACACCCGCCGTGATGCCCGTGTGGGAGTGGGAGAACCCGCCCGAGGACGTGGACGTCTCCCGCGGCGGACGCCACCTCGTGAGCATGGCCGACATCGACATGCTGCGCGCGGCCCGCGCCCACTACGAGCAGATGTACCGCAAGGCGGGCGGCATAGCGACCCGCACCCGGATCGTCGGCTTCCTCAACTCGGAGACGGCGCCACTGCTGCGCGGCAGCTACACCGACGCCACCGGCCGCCAACTCCACCGCGCCACCGGCGGGTTGGTCGCCATCGCGGGCATCTGCGCCTATGACTCCGACGCGCACGGACTCGCCCAGCGCTACTTCCACCAGGCGCTGCGGCTGGCGAAGGCCAGTGGGGACCGGGGCCTCGGGGCGTACGTCATAGCCCTGCTCGTCAACCAGTCGCTGTTCATGCGCGAGCACCGGCAGGCGGTCGCCTTCGCCGAGGCCGCACTGCGCGCCGCCGGGCGGCACATCACCCCGGCGCTCGCCTCCGACCTCTACGCGATGCAGGCCAAGGCGTACGCACACCTCGGCGACGGCAGCAGCGCGCTGTCCTGCATCCGGCGTGCCGAACAGGCCGCAGAGCGCATCCGGCGCGGCTACGAGCCGGACGAGACCGGCTATGTCCAGCCGGGCCTGGTCAATGTCCAGGTGGCGGAGGCGTTGCTGAGCCTGGGCGACCTCGTGGCCGCGGCGGAGCACGCCACGGCCGCCGTCGGCAACCCGGCCCACGACCGGGGGCGGGTGCACCGGCTCGCCATGCTGAGCCAGATCGAACTGCGGCAGGGCAACGCCGACAAGGCGGTGGCCACCGCGGTCCAAATGGCCGAGCAGGCACGTGGGATGGAGTCCCAGCGCCTGCGCGACAGACTCCGCGCGGTACGCGAGCACCTGGTGCGCAGCGGCTGCGCGGGTACGACCGCGGCCGCCGAACTCATCGACGGCGCACTGCGCGTACCGCTCTAG
- a CDS encoding DUF1918 domain-containing protein → MRASEGDQIVQHGRIVGQHDKVGKITEVLGPEGTPPYRVKFEDGHEGVCSPGPDTEIRHKDTGTMH, encoded by the coding sequence ATGCGCGCATCCGAGGGCGACCAGATTGTGCAGCACGGCAGGATTGTCGGCCAGCACGACAAGGTCGGGAAGATCACCGAGGTCCTGGGGCCGGAAGGCACTCCGCCGTACCGCGTGAAGTTCGAGGACGGGCACGAGGGAGTGTGCTCTCCGGGCCCCGACACCGAAATCCGGCACAAGGACACCGGCACCATGCACTAG
- a CDS encoding 3-hydroxybutyryl-CoA dehydrogenase — protein sequence MTDIERVGVVGCGQMGAGIAEVCARAGLDVKVAETTGEALEIGRTRLFNSLSKAAERGKISAEELKATQDRLSFTTDLGEFADRDLVIEAVVENEQVKTEIFQVLDQVVTRQDAILASNTSSIPLVKLAVATSRPDQVIGIHFFNPAPVQQLVELIPALTTSEGTLSRAQLFAEKALGKHAIRAQDRSGFVVNALLIPYLLSAIRMFESGIASREDIDNGMELGCAHPMGPLKLSDLIGLDTVASVAFSMYEEYKEPLYAAPPLLQRMVDAGRLGRKSGSGFYTYA from the coding sequence GTGACCGACATCGAACGCGTCGGAGTGGTGGGCTGCGGCCAGATGGGAGCGGGCATTGCCGAGGTGTGCGCCCGCGCCGGTCTGGACGTCAAGGTCGCCGAGACCACCGGCGAAGCCCTGGAGATCGGCCGTACCCGGCTCTTCAACTCCCTCTCCAAGGCTGCCGAGCGCGGAAAGATCTCCGCGGAGGAGCTCAAGGCCACCCAGGACCGGCTCAGCTTCACCACGGACCTCGGCGAGTTCGCCGACCGCGACCTGGTGATCGAGGCCGTCGTCGAGAACGAGCAGGTGAAGACCGAGATCTTCCAGGTGCTCGACCAGGTGGTGACCCGGCAGGACGCGATCCTCGCCTCCAACACCTCCTCGATTCCGCTGGTGAAGCTCGCCGTCGCCACCTCGCGTCCCGACCAGGTCATCGGCATCCACTTCTTCAACCCGGCCCCGGTGCAGCAGCTCGTCGAGCTGATCCCGGCGCTGACCACCTCCGAGGGCACCCTCAGCCGCGCCCAGCTGTTCGCCGAGAAGGCCCTCGGCAAGCACGCGATCCGTGCCCAGGACCGCTCGGGCTTCGTGGTCAACGCGCTGCTGATCCCGTATCTCCTGTCGGCGATCCGGATGTTCGAGTCGGGCATCGCGAGCCGCGAGGACATCGACAACGGCATGGAGCTGGGCTGCGCCCACCCGATGGGCCCGCTCAAGCTGTCCGACCTGATCGGCCTCGACACGGTGGCCTCGGTCGCGTTCAGCATGTACGAGGAGTACAAGGAGCCGCTGTACGCCGCTCCCCCGCTGCTGCAGCGCATGGTGGACGCGGGACGGCTCGGCCGGAAGTCGGGCTCGGGCTTCTATACGTACGCCTGA